The following proteins are co-located in the Dromiciops gliroides isolate mDroGli1 chromosome 2, mDroGli1.pri, whole genome shotgun sequence genome:
- the NEUROG1 gene encoding neurogenin-1, producing MASLVDSNLSDFENSSDLSCFLTDEEDSSGLLQAASSVQHSEQRRREERREDEEEEEKERKRRRGRGRVRSEALLHTIRKTRRVKANDRERNRMHNLNAALDELRSVLPTFPDDTKLTKIETLRFAYNYIWALAETLRLADQCLQGPPKELLLPAYLHPADSPSSASDGESWISSTSPAAASSSSSFSPPSSCCSSSPLSNPSSPAASEDFGYGNPDPLFFPGLPKDLVHGAPCFVPYR from the coding sequence ATGGCCTCTCTCGTGGACAGCAACCTCTCTGACTTCGAGAACAGCAGCGATCTGTCATGCTTTCTGACTGACGAGGAGGACAGCAGCGGGCTCCTGCAGGCCGCCTCCTCCGTGCAGCACTCCGAGCAGCGCCGGAGAGAGGAGCGGAGGGAGGacgaggaagaagaggaaaaggagcgCAAGAGACGGCGGGGCCGTGGCAGGGTAAGGAGCGAGGCACTGCTGCACACCATCCGCAAGACCCGGAGGGTGAAGGCCAACGATCGCGAACGCAACCGAATGCACAACCTGAATGCGGCCCTGGACGAACTGCGAAGCGTGCTGCCCACCTTCCCAGATGACACCAAGCTCACCAAAATCGAGACTCTGCGCTTCGCTTACAACTACATCTGGGCCCTTGCGGAGACTCTGCGTCTGGCTGACCAGTGCTTGCAAGGGCCCCCCAAGGAGCTGCTCCTGCCCGCCTACCTCCACCCTGCCGACTCCCCCAGCTCGGCCAGCGATGGAGAATCGTGGATCTCTAGCACTTCTCCAGCcgcagcctcctcctcctcttcgttctccccaccctcctcctGCTGCTCCTCATCCCCTCTCTCTAACCCCAGCAGCCCCGCCGCCTCCGAGGACTTCGGCTACGGGAACCCTGaccccctcttcttccctggcCTGCCCAAAGACTTAGTCCACGGTGCTCCCTGTTTCGTGCCCTATCGCTAG